From the genome of Chelonoidis abingdonii isolate Lonesome George chromosome 25, CheloAbing_2.0, whole genome shotgun sequence, one region includes:
- the LOC116836602 gene encoding olfactory receptor 6B1-like, giving the protein MHLIDKAEEDNRTIITEFILLGFWNLPELQIFLFLVFLVIYIMTMSGNILIVALVVADQHLHTPMYFFLGNLSCLETCYTLTILPRLLVSLLTGDRSISVSGCFAQFYCFVCLITTECYLLAVMSYDRYLTICKPLRYAALMNGRLCCQLAAGSWISGFLTCVIMIWFMLQLIFCGPSEIEHFFCDFSPMLKLSCSDTSMITLISFILASINTPCPFLLTVTSYACIMATILRIPSTTGRQKAFSTCSSHLIVVTLFYGTLMTVYLLPKTNTLKVLNKVFSVFYTVLTPMLNPLIYSLRNKEVKEALRKVFS; this is encoded by the coding sequence ATGCACCTCATAGACAAAGCAGAAGAGGACAATCGCACGATCATCACAgaattcatcctcctgggattCTGGAATCTTCCTGAACTGCAGATCTTTCTTTTCCTGGTTTTCCTGGTGATCTACATTATGACCATGTCTGGGAACATCCTCATCGTTGCGCTAGTTGTGgctgatcagcaccttcacacccccatgtacttctttctggggaacttgtcctgcttggagacctgctaTACCTTGACCATCCTGCCCAGGTTACTGGTCAGTCTCCTGACTGGAGACAGAAGCATTTCTGTCAGTGGCTGTTTTGCACAGTTttattgctttgtttgtttgataACTACAGAATGTTATCTCCTAGCAGTGATGTCTTATGATCGGTATCTAACGATATGCAAACCCCTGCGTTATGCAGCCCTAATGAATGGCAGATTGTGCTGCCAGCTAGCAGCAGGGTCTTGGATAAGCGGATTTCTAACTTGTGTAATAATGATTTGGTTTATGTTGCAATTAATATTCTGTGGCCCCAGTGAAATTGaacatttcttttgtgatttttctcCAATGCTAAAACTCTCCTGCAGTGACACCAGCATGATCACACTGATTAGTTTCATTCTTGCCTCCATAAATACACCTTGCCCATTTCTATTAACTGTGACGTCCTATGCTTGTATCATGGCTACTATCCTGAGAATCCCTTCCACTACCGGGAgacaaaaggccttttccacctgctcctctcacctcattGTGGTTACACTTTTCTATGGGACCTTAATGACTGTGTATCTGCTACCAAAAACCAATACACTGAAAGTCCTGAACAAAGTGTTCTCTGTCTTCTACACAGTCCTGACTCCCATGCTCAACCCCCTCATTTACAGCCTGCGAAACAAAGAGGTGAAGGAAGCCCTGAGAAAAGTCTTCAGTTAA